The window GACTTGAGGCGGAATGAACCCGCCAAACAAGACGACCGCCGGAATGTTGACCGCCGCAGACCCGTGATGAAGACCACCTTCCGGCCCAATGTAGAGAGAGGCGTTCCGCAACACCGCCAGCGCGTGCCGAAAACTCGGAGCCTTGATCCTGGCGACATCACGGACAAGAGACGCGCCCGGATACTGAAACTGCCTCACGTCGCGTCCGGAGCGCTTCAGAAGTTCGGCTACGCTGCTGTATCTGAATGAAGACCATTGCTTGTTCGGAGCGACAGATTTGTTTTGAGGAACGCCAGGCTCGATCAAGACGAAGTCCCGGCCTTGCCGATCAGCGAACTCAAATTCATCATCGCTGAAGAACACCTCGCCTGGCACCGGCCGGAATTCGGCATTCCAGACCCACCGGTCACCCTCGCGCCGATTATAGATGCGATGGCCCTTATAGAACTGGACCCACTCCAGATCCGCTGCGCCCTCGCTCCCGGGAGCCGCTATGTTCGGATTGCCGCGGAAGATCTGCGGACTGTGATGGTCCCAGAGGATCTGTCGTCCATCACCGAAAGCCACCCGCTTGCCGCGGGCTGCGGCACCCCGGGCCATGCCCGTGGCCATTAGATTGTCGCCCAAACCCACTCAAGCCGCCCAGTTATTCAGCTGGGCCCGCCACTCGTCGCTGTATGCTGAACGCTCATACCCGGCCATGTCGGGCGTCCCGAGCGTGAAGTGAACAACCTTCGGGTCATCGACTGGCTTGCTGCATCCGGCAAGCCAGTTCCATTCAATCCCAAGTTCCCCAATCTGACCGTCTTCAAGCCAGCAGAGCCGGTGAAGGTCTCGCCCAGGAAGAGTGTTGACCAGATCAAGCGTTAGCGCCCGGTTGGCTTCGTGCTGCGCGTTGAAGACCAGGAACGAAGACCAGTTTTTCCGCGCGTACCGCGTTTGCTGCTGTCCATCCATCTTCATGCCGGCGGACGGCTCATGCTTGTGCTTCACGCAATAGACGGCGTATTTCGGGTTCAGACTGTCGAACAGCCTGGCTACGTTTCCGCGAAACATAACGTCGCCATCGCAGAATAGCGCCCATCCCTCTTTCGCGATATGAGGCACCAGGAACCGCGCGTTGGCGTGCTGGGTCGCGACACGCCCGTCATAATCCTCCCGGATCGATAGGATGTCGACCATTTCGAAACGTCCCTCGCCATTTACCTTGCGAGTCGTCGGCCTGGTGTAGAGACCTGAAGAAATCAAATCATCCAACACAAGCCCGCGAACGGGGATTGGCTGCGTCAGGTGACGCTTGAGCGAGCTGCGCGCCACGGCAAACGCCGCCGCCTCGCGAGGATCCCAGCCTATAAAAACGCTCCGCTGCAACTATAAGCCCCACTGCTGCAAGATTTCTTCGACAGTTTGGATTTTGAAGCACCGGAGAGCGCTATCTGGAGACGCGTTCACAACCTCGATGCCCATTCGCTCAAGCTTGGGTGCCTGCGTGGTAAAAGCGTCTCGCCACCGCATCAGATTAGAGTTCGCCGGGTTGTTCGCTGCATGCCACTTGTTCGGCCCATACCAGTGAACGCCGTTTCCGACGTGCATGTCGAAACCAATGAGCAAGACACGCGACGCGCCGAACTGCGCCGCCAAATTCAGCGCCTGAAAACCGGAATTCCCGCCAGACCCGACGATGCCTGGCCGATCGAACATGAAGACGTCTTGCTGCTCAATTCCGACCCGATGGACATTGGGATATTCGGCGCAAACAGCAGGGTCATGCGCCAGCTTTAAGCCTTCGAATTCACCGAGGCCCTTGCGACCTCGCCACCACGGTCCATCGCATCCGTAAACAACGTCAGCCCACGGCGCGAGACGGTAATTCTCCTTGATCGCTAGGACCGGGAGCCTGCCCCGGAGCGAAGCGATAGGCGCGGACGCTGCTGTCGGCCCTGACGCGATGATGGCGCAGGCGCCACCGCGCCAGTCGCGCCACCAGCTGAGGGCAAAGGGCCTTCACTCGACGCCTTGTTGTCCGGAGACACTTGAACAGTTGCCGCTGCAGGCGCAACGGGCTTGACATGCAACCTATAGGCCAGACCGTGAGCCTCAAGATCCTTGGCGCGGCGCTCATCCCTTGCGCTGAACTCGTGACCGCGAATGATCGCCCCCTCATTGGCGCCCGGATAACCGAAAGACCGCAAGGCTTTCATCTTGATCATGCAGATAAGCCCCTTGAAACGCCGCCTCGCCACGAATGGCGAGGCGGATTTTTGTAGAAGCGAGATCAGGTCGCGGTCGAGAACGCGCCGGTCACCAGCGCTTCGGGCCGATACACGGCGAGCGCCAAGCGCTCTTCGGCGCGAAGGGTCACCATGTTCTTTTCGAAGTCGACCGAGTTCTCGGTGGACAGCAAGATCTCGATCTCCATCCGATCGAAGATCTGCGCCGCCATCTTGAAGGCGCCGACCAGGAAGTTATCGACGGTCTCCGACTGGGTTTCGACCACGGGCAGGTTCCACAGCCGCGGCGCATTGCCATCCTGGGGATTGCCGATGATATAGCGGTTCTGCGAATCTTTGGTCAGTTGGATCCCTGCCCAGTCGGTCGGGTGCAGCACAATACCAGTCGCCGGCCATTCGGCGAGCATCACCTGCAGGATGGCCAGGCGGATGACGTCGATCTTGGTCTGCGCTGTCGGCACGAACGCCGCATTGAACGGCGTCGCGTAAGGCACCAGACCCTTGATGTGAGCACCGGTACCGTCGCCGTTCAGAAGCTCGGCCTCTTCCGCATAGTTGAGGCCGTACCGAGCCCGCGCGTCGATGTAGGAGCGCAGCGCCGGAGCATCGTCCAGAATCTGGCGCGACGCCTTGAACAGATGCGCGATGGTACGCACCGGGGCGTTCTTCAGTTCAAAGGTCAGATCGCTGTAGGGCTTCGACTGTCCTTCGGTAACCACTGCTGCACTGTTGGTGAAGCCGGTTTCCTGGACGTACTCGATCACGCCCTGGCTGGTCTGGCCCGGGGCAATCAGGTCGCGGATGGTCATCGGGCGCTCTGCCGGCGTAATGATGCCGGGGACACGCATCGAACTCACCAGCGAGTTGGCCGGCGACGTGTTGTTGCCGACGGTGCCGGTGACATTGGTGATGTCGGCACGATCCATCGACACCCGGACATTACCCTTGCCGTCGAACTTCTGGAACGCCGCGCTTTCGACGAACATCTGGCCGAGCGATTTCGCTTCGACGATATCGTTTTTCTCGCGCTTCGCCGCCAGCGCCTGCTCGATCTCCGTCAGTCGAGACGCGGTCTCGGTGTGCTTCTGAGCAAGCTCACCGTGCTTGGCCAAAGCCTCGTCGACCTTAAGCTTGGTCTCGGAAGTGGCATTCCCGAGGTTCTTCATCTCGGTCTGCAGGGTTTCGCCGTTCTTCTTGACGTCATCGGCGGCCGACTTCATGTCGACCTCGATCTTGCTGAGCTGCTTGGTGATCGCGCCGATATCTTCGGCACTCACCGCCGCAGTTCCGGCCATGGCCATGGTGAGGCCGTGGCCGATATCGTGCGGCGCAAGGCCGCTGAAAAGAATCGCGCCGACCACAAGGATCGCGACGAGGGCCAACGCCCCCGCATAATAGTTCCGCTTCATGAGAGGAGTCCTTAGATTTTGGGGATGGTGAAGCTGTCGACCCTCTGCCGGAGTTCGGCCAGAGCATTCGCAACAGCGGTTTCAGCCTCATTTTCCCCGGACTCACTCCGGAGAACCGCATGCATTCGCGAGGCAATGCGAGCACGCTGGGTTTTCGAAACGCCGGCATCACGCAGGATCGCTTCGAATTCCGATGGAGGCGGCAGGTCGTTGTCGCCAATGCTGCGACCCCAATCCTGCAACCTGCGCAATTTCAACGCGTCGTCTGACGCATACTGGACCGGATCCCCTCCCATCGCTTTAGCGCGGGAGAGCGCGGGATTGACGTTGACGCCGAAGCGCTCGAGGGTTTCTGACATCGGAGCGACTTTGTCAGCCATACCACGGTCGACGAGTTCGGCGGCGCCGAACATCTGACCCTGGCCGAACCGATCGTTGACCTCTTTGAGACTTACGCCTCGCCCGCGAGCCACAGAGCGAACGAAGGACGACGCCAATTCGTCAACTCGCTGCTGCATAATGGATTTTGCCTCGGCGCCGAGCGGTTCGAAGCTGTTCCCCATAACCTTGTACTCGCCGGAATAGATCAGGGTTTCCTTGATCCCTTCCTTGGCCAGCATCTCGGAGACATCTTCATGGATCGTGTAGACACCAATCGAACCCGCCTGTCCCGACGGCGTCACAACGACCTCCTCGGCCTGAGCGGCGATCCAATACGCCGCGCTGGCCGCGCAGGTGTTGATCTGAGCAACGATGGGCTTGATGCCGCGAGCTGCGTAGATCTCATTGCCGACCTCTTCGACGCTCCTGGCAACGCCGCCCGGGCTGTTCACGTCGAGAATGATTGCCTTGCAGGCGCTGTCGTTGAGCATCGAGCGAAACTGCTTGGTGATGAGTTCGCTGGACGTCCCGCCGCTGAAATCGTCGATGAGATTCATGCGCTCGCCGATAACGCCGTGAATTGGAAGGATACCGATCGATCCCTCTGTCCTCTGAGCTTCACGTTCCCGCTTTTGAGTGATCTTCGCGACTTCCTCTGCGGAATACTGGCCGCCGGATGCCTTGAAGCGCAGGAAGTTCGCAATCGAGACCAGCTTGGTCTTTTCCAGCGCCCACGGCTCCGCTGCGCATTCCAAGAGGATGTTCATGTATTTCATGGCGCGGCCTATTTTGCTGCAGGCGGGCTTGTCGGGGCATCGGGCGTTGGCAGAGAACGAGTCAACCTGCCGGCGTCAGTAAGCGGGATCAGTGTTGAGTTGACGAGCAGGACATCTCCGCCCGGCATCGGCAGCTTATTGTCTGTGCGCCGGCCTTCGTTCGGCGTCATCTGCGCGTTCTGGATCATCTTCGCGATAAACTCAGCCCGCGCCTGGCTATCGATGCGCAGCAGCGCGTTTCGTTCGAACTCAGCGAAGTAACTAGACCGCTCTACGGGGGAGAGCACCCGCTTATTGATAGACCGTTCGATGCTGGTGAGAAACGAATTCAGACCGAGCGTGAGCCACATATTGATGATGGATTCAACGCCGGTGCCCCAAGCGGTCATGCCCTCTGCGTTGTGCCCCACCAAGATCGGAGGCACGCCCATGAACCGGCAGATTTCCTCAACATTGAAGCGCCGCGAAAGAAGCATCTCTGCGTCTTTGGGAGCGATATTGACCTGCTTGAAGTCGAACCCGTTTTCGAGAATGCCGTAATGCGCGCTGGCATCATTCCCCAAGATCGGATCGATAAACGTCTTCGTGAACTGCGTGCGCTGGTCCGGGGTGAGCTTAGGCCCAGTGAAGAAGCCAGACGCCCGCATGCCCTGGGAGAACGTTTTGCCGGCCGATTCCTCCGTGGCAAGCGCGATGCTCAGACCCTGGCGCCCAGCTGCGAGCGGAGACAGCCCCTCATCTGCCCTGCCGAGCGTAAACCCCCGAACCTGAAAGACCTTGTCGCGCGGCAGCCACTCGGTTTTCCCGCGGTCGTTAAACCGAAATTCAAGATCCCCGTCTGGGTTGTTGCAGCGGTCAGGTCGAGTATCGAGCGGCATTGGCTCCAGAGCGGCAAGCGTCTTACCGACGAAACGCTTCTCGGCGTACCCATTGCCGAGCATGGCGAGGCCGCCAGATATTCCACTCCAGAACTCCTGCGACGTCTGTTCCTGATTTGGGTCTGAACCGATCAGATTGGCGATGGGGTGATCGGCGATCTGCTTACGATCGCCGTTGCTGGACTTTTCGTAGAACTTTAGCGGCAGCGCACCGACAACATCCGCATATAGCCGGACAGCCCTCCACCATGCGGATAACTGGAGCGAATTAACCTCATTGACAGGCTTACCGGCCCACGTATCACCGCCGCCATAGACACTCCAGAACTGTCCGTCCCTGAGGCCTATCACTTTGCCGACCCACGAAAGAAGGCTCATTCACAAACACCTTCTGAGTGGGGCGTCACTTCATGACCGCTTCCGAGAGCCAACCGTCGAGATCGGCACCAGCCTTTTCAGTCATAGTTGCCGCACCAGTAGCCATCGCTATCGTCACTAGACCGTCGATTCGACCGCGCGACCGCTTCTTATCGAAAGCCCTATTTTTTTGACCGTCAGCTATCAGGAGCGCATTACCTGCACACCAATAGGTGACAGGCGACGCATCGATCGTGATGCCCTTGTTCAGAATTCTGTCCTCAAGCCGCTCTATCGAACGAGGCATGCAAAGCTGCTTGTCTTCGAAAATAATTCTGGTTCCTTGAGCGTGGCTCACGAGTTTGAGCCCGAACCCCTCCGGTTCTTCAGGGCCCTCCCACTTCCAGACCGGGAAACCGATCTGTTCGCAGGCCGCAATGAAGTCGCCAATGCCCGCCGGGTCGAACGCCAAGAACTCGATGTTGTCATTCTCTGACAGAATCTCTTTGACCTTCGCTGCGACAAACGTCTTGTCGATTACAGCGCCGTTCACAGCCTCTAAATCTACCGTCGGATCCTCAGCCCATTCTTCGTAAGGCGCATTGTCTGACTTCGCTCGATCGGCGAGCCCGTCCTTTGTGGTCCAGTACCAAGTCTTCGCCCAAAGGTGCCCGCTCTCGTCGATCCACACCGCAGTCAACGCGGTCAGGTCGTTCTTCTGCGAAAGATCAAGAGACAGCCAGCATTTGCATTTGCGTAGCGCGGGGAAGTCAACCTTACCTTGAACAGCCGCCCACGCCTCTTCAGCAATCCAGAAGTCAACGGAGCCGGTCGGGATGCCGAAATACAAGCGCTTCACTGACATGGCCGTCGAAAGCAGTGATCTGGCCGTATTCACTTCGCCGCGAACATTCTCGATCGGGAAAGTTATCCCAAGAGCCGGGAGCGCCTTCTTCCAACACGCCTCGTTGTCGAAAACCTTCTCACGGTCCGCTTTGTCGACGCGCGCAATGAACGCGAAGGCCTGATCGTCTATTACCTCGCCCTTCGCGACCTTCTGATACCAGTCCGAGTATTGCGTCCCGACGATCTGCGTCGATGCCGGCGTGTTCGTCCCCAACAACATCAGCGCATCGCCGGGCATTTTAGCGATGGCGCGCTTCCAGGTCTCGATCGACGAATTGCTTTTGAACTCGTGGATTTCGTCTGCTGAGACCAGCGTCGGCTTCGGCCCCGAGATTGCCTCGCCGTTCGCCAGCGACTGAAAAACTGAATTGGTGCTCGGGTGCTCGATCTTGAAAGCGTTGTCCAGAAACCCGCGGATAATTACTTCGCCGCGCGACTCCAGAGTGTCCACGTCCTCCGGATCGGTGCCGGGGATCGGAGCCCGGCACATCGCCGCAGCATCTTTGAACAAGACGTTCGCCGTCGCCTTGTCCTGACCGATGGCGTAGACCTTGGCGCGCTGGATTCCGTAGTAGCCCATCATGTACAGGCCGATGGCGGCCATCAGAGGACTTTTGGCCTGACCTTTGCCGGTTTCCAGCCAACCCGACCGGAACCTCATCCGGCCGCTCTCCATCCTCCATCCGAACAGACTGCCAATGCAGAAAGTGTGCCACGGCAGAAGATCGAAGGGCTTCCCGACCTTTGCGCCTTCCGTGATCGTCAAGACACCAGGGAAGAATCCGAAGGCATGTTCAGCCCGATCTGGCGACCAGTAGATGCCGCGCGTCGCGCCGTCGACCAGATCCCTTAAATGCCTCTCAGCCGCATAGCGGACAATCTCTCCGACGAGAGCCTTCCCATCAACCGCGTCCCTCGCCCATCGCGTGGTCGGGTCACTTGGCAACCGGCTTGAGGTACCCACCGCCGATGAGCGACGGTTTTTGCCGTTGGACTTTCCCGCCATTATTGCGCCGCCGCGGCGTGATCGTCAGTTCCGCCTCGGCAGCTGACGCCATCGCGTTCGCGTCCTTCAAAACTGTGAACCACGGGTTGTACGCCGGCTGCTTCTTGCCCTTGCGCGGGAATACCGCCCCCTCATCCGCGACGTGGCGCATCGCGATCTCGTAAAGCACATAGGAGTCGATGAGGCGCTTAACCTGGCGCTCGTTGGCGTTGGCGAGTTTTTCGGAGCTGCGCAACTCGCCAATGATGATCCGCCATTGTCTTCCAGCGAGGTCCTGATCCAACTCGTCGGTGAACTGCGCCGCCCAATTCGGTTCGGCCAAACCGTCAACGACGGACAGCACCGGGCGCGGAACCTGCTGTGACCTTTGCGGCTGAACAGGTGCCGCTTGCGGCTTGGGCTTGCGGCCCGCTCCCTCACGCTTACCGCCTCGTGGCATCGGTGTTTGATTTCCAAAAAATCAAACAGCAAAAATTACTGAGTGATTTCAATTATCGTAAGCCGGCATCGCAGCTGGCTGGTCTTTGATTGCGATGGGTCACCTCTGATTTTTGGTCCCATTGCGTAGGCACCTTGGCCACCGGTCTTTTAAGGAAAGAAACTGAGACTTTTTCCTACCCCCCCGGTGGGACCTGACCGCGTGACGTTCCATGGATGATCCGAAGCAGTCGGCCGACCATTGATGTCACAACCAACCTCAAAGCCTCGGGCCTCGATGCCCTGCTCTATGGTGTCGTGACAGTCCTTGCAGGACGAAGCCAATGCACCCTCCCAGAACAACACAGCATCACCTTTGTGGGCAACGACATGATGGGCAACGGTGGCCTCGACTACCAACCCCTTGACAGTACAGCGTTGGCACAACGGCTCAGCCTGAAGTTGCCGTGCCCTACGATCACGCCATCGCTTGGTGGAGTACCAAGCCCTCCAAGGCTTGGCATGGCGTCGGGTGGCATCACTCTCCCGATTGCGGATGCGGCGCTCTAGTGGCTTAGGCAAACGCTTCAGGCCAACACGAGATTGGCGACCTTAAAGGTTTCGCGGTGTAGATGGTTTTCGATATCAAACCAGCAGCACTCAACCACCTTTTCGCCAGCAACAACGATAGTCATTGCGGCACCGCCAGACTTCAAACGAACAACGTCTCCGACCTTCATGGAGCCCTCAGCCACAGTCACACGGAGGAGCGACACGGTCTTCCGGATCTGCCTGCAGCATCAGGAGGGAGTCGCCTTCGACTGGTTCCGTTGAGATGGGTGGGCAGCGAAAGCGGCAAATGCGAGCCTTGCCGCCATCCTCAGCCTTAGCCCGAACCGTCGGAAAGGCCACGACCTCACCCATCAGTGTGCTCCGGCAGACCGAAGCAGAGCGTTGCCAGTCTTGATGATGAGGGACCAGAACATGCGCTTCATGGGTTACCTCGTTGTTTTGGTTGCAGGGGCGGGATTCGAACCCGCGGTAACTCGGTTATGAGCCGAGGGCCTTACCGGACTTGGCGACCCTGCGATAATCAGTTTTGCCAAGACCATGGGCTGACACAAGCCGCCCTGCGGGTGAAATGCGGCTCACCGGCATGTGAGCATAGATATCGATTTTGTTCCGTTCGTCGATTAACCACGGGTTAAATTCCTCAATTTCTTTCCCATATCCAGTTCGTACTGGAGCACATCCAAACACGAATTCCCTCTCAGCTTGATCCCGAGCCGCCGACCCTCAGCCAGCAACTCTTGTCTTTTTGCTTCAACCTGAGGATTTCTTGATTTTGGACCTTTGGCCCCACCGCGAGCGCGATTGAACTTCGGATTCTCTTGCCGGATGGCAACGTCCTCAGCCCAAAAAGCCGCCTCGCGCGAGGCGAACCAAGTAACCTCAATTCTCACGATCTTCTCGAACCAATGGGAGTTGGCGCGGTGAGAGAGCGTCCGACTTAAGAATGTATTAGATATACCGACATATAGTAGCGTTCCCGCTTTATCGAAGTGCCTATAGAGCGCACATTTTTGTTCGGTCACCCTGGCGTCTACTCCAAAGATGCCCGCACCGCGCGGATAGCGACCTTCCATGCCTTGCGGTACAGATCGTTGCCATCAAGGGCCTCGATACGCCGCACAGCCTCATTCACAGCTCGACGCGCGGCGTCTGCACGCTCAAGATCGATGCGGCGCTTTAGTTCGTCATCGACCGCATCTCCCGTCACGCAGCCCTCACACTGCATTGGTTCATCTTGGTGTACTGGTTGCTGCCGAGGAGTTTCAGGTCAACACGATGGCCTTTCGAGCTAGTCACCGTGGCGTATTGTTCTGCGAATTCGCCTTCAATAATCTTGATGCGGGCGCCAACGGGAAGTTTGCCGTGCGTGACCTCGTCCCATTCGCCAGCGATATAGCGGCAAAGCATTTTCTCGACCCAGTGGGAGGGGAAGGGTGTGGGATTTCCAAGATTCGATACCATACTTTCGATATCGAACAACGAGCTTACCGAGTTGAACGATTGGCGAGGATGATCGACCTCAACGAATAGATACCGACCCAGGATCGGCCTCTCCTTGGCCCGCTTGACGCGAGCATGTGAAATCCACCTGCGGGACTTCGGATAGAACGATCGGAATCCCATCTGCGCCAAATCAAGTTCAGCGGCTCGGTGGGCATTAGGCCGAACGACTGCACAATACCACTTCGCAGTCTCCGCCAGAACAATCTGTCCACTGCCGGGAGCGTCTGGCGTGGAGCGCTTCAAATAGTCCACAACCTGCCCGACCTTCACATCCAACCAGTTTATCGCGCTCATTGCTTCAGTTTCCCCAATCACATCTGCGCCGATCGACGCCAGCGCGTCTGGCGCTGCTCTTTCCACGAACGCTGCGTGCTACGCCACAAATCGTCCCAGAGACTGGGAAGCGTTCGAGGTCCGCGCGAGCGTCGAAGCTTTGCCTCGCCGACATCGGCGAACCACCTGCGCCTCTCCTGTGTTGTTTTCATGTGCCGCAGCATTGGTGATTTTCCTATGGCAACGTTTCTTCGACGAGAACGCGAAGCATCTCATACGCCTCGTCAGTCAGCAGGTCGCGCAGGCCTTGAAGTCGCCGAGTGAATGGATTCTCGGCCGCGAGCTTATTGAGGAGTTCAGCAATCTGCTCATCGGTCATATTTCCTGGTCCTCGTGCTCTTCGATGCCGAACGCTCCGCCTTCGATGCAATTGAGAAAGGCTTGGTCGGCCATCTCGTGGATCATCGTTGTACCCCGCTCATCCTCGGCGTTTAGCGCATTCACGAAATCCTTGGAGAACTCCGTCATGTCGGTGATTTTGTATCGGGTGTCTACCTTGCCCATGAACCACCATCCATCCAGCGCGGACTGCAATGCTGACATATGAAAAGTGATGACAATCGACTTCCCTTTGATCACCGCTCGTCCGCCGTTTTTGTTTTTCATAGTCAGGCCTCCGTTAGATGTCCCTCTTGCCCGGCTCAGGCCCGACACGTCCGCCCGCGTTCCATTTGATCCACTCGCGAGACCAGTTCAGTCGCGCGCCCTTTTCATCCATCCCTGCAATCACCCGCCCCGGATTCTCAATAGCTGGTAGCTGAGGTTTTGGGACCTCATCTGTTGATCCGTCGGCTGGGTTGCGGATTGGGGTCATGTGAATTGCTGACTTGGACTACAACGGATGAAATTGCTCTGACCGACGGACTCGCCTTTGACGTAGATCGCCAAGTCGTTCACGGACTCCGCTACGGCCCTGACAGATACCTCAGGACCATAGATGCCGATGTACGACGCAAAACCAATTTCGTCGACGCGCAGGTCGCGGCCGGGGCCGTATTCTCCCGACTCCGGATTGTTCTGAGTGACAACAAGCAGCCCCTTACCGTCCGTCCACCTGAACATTTTCCCGTCGCGACGGTCGAACCACAGCCCGTGTCGCCAACAGAACTCTGGCCAGCGGTCACCGAAATCCGTAATATCGAATCCGTGCTCGCTCATGCCGTCACCTTCTCGCTATCGCGCGGACTGGAGGAATTTCCATGCCGAATGTGTTCTTGATCACCTCAAGACGAACGGGCTCAGTGCACCGTCGCCACTCGCTTATGCCGTCAAACTTGACCCACCTCTGCTCAAGTCGCAGTCCAAAGAAGCTGGGAGCCAGACGAAACTCATCCGTTATCGCCCATCCGAGGATAACGAAGTCCCTCGGCGGGGGCGGGCATTCGCGTTCAGTTGGCATCGGCCGTCACCCTCTCGCTATCGAGCGCCGCTCTGTGACAATTCCATGCACACCCAACCCCCGTCGCGCGTGGGATTATAGCCGCTACAGACCTTGCTTTTGTCTTGTTTAAATTTTTCGAGTTTGACCACAATGTCGGAGACGATGTGGCCGGTCCCGTTGAACCAGTCCAAGAAATCTCGCAGGAAGCCCCAGAGCCCATCAATGTCATCGAAGTCGACGGTCCCTTCCCAGAGCCCATGCTCGACTGACTTCATTTGCAAGTGGCATCGATTACCAATTATTGAGACCTCCAAATCAGTCCTATTCCCCTTACGGTTTGCCCTTGGGATAAGGGCCTCTCTGGTTCTACGCAGGTCTTTCTCAAGCTCTGA is drawn from Bradyrhizobium prioriisuperbiae and contains these coding sequences:
- a CDS encoding glycosyltransferase family 9 protein, with amino-acid sequence MATGMARGAAARGKRVAFGDGRQILWDHHSPQIFRGNPNIAAPGSEGAADLEWVQFYKGHRIYNRREGDRWVWNAEFRPVPGEVFFSDDEFEFADRQGRDFVLIEPGVPQNKSVAPNKQWSSFRYSSVAELLKRSGRDVRQFQYPGASLVRDVARIKAPSFRHALAVLRNASLYIGPEGGLHHGSAAVNIPAVVLFGGFIPPQVTGYPTHTNLTGGATACGSLKRCAHCIRAMEKISVDDVVSAARKRLAVAA
- a CDS encoding glycosyltransferase; this encodes MQRSVFIGWDPREAAAFAVARSSLKRHLTQPIPVRGLVLDDLISSGLYTRPTTRKVNGEGRFEMVDILSIREDYDGRVATQHANARFLVPHIAKEGWALFCDGDVMFRGNVARLFDSLNPKYAVYCVKHKHEPSAGMKMDGQQQTRYARKNWSSFLVFNAQHEANRALTLDLVNTLPGRDLHRLCWLEDGQIGELGIEWNWLAGCSKPVDDPKVVHFTLGTPDMAGYERSAYSDEWRAQLNNWAA
- a CDS encoding phage major capsid protein, with protein sequence MKRNYYAGALALVAILVVGAILFSGLAPHDIGHGLTMAMAGTAAVSAEDIGAITKQLSKIEVDMKSAADDVKKNGETLQTEMKNLGNATSETKLKVDEALAKHGELAQKHTETASRLTEIEQALAAKREKNDIVEAKSLGQMFVESAAFQKFDGKGNVRVSMDRADITNVTGTVGNNTSPANSLVSSMRVPGIITPAERPMTIRDLIAPGQTSQGVIEYVQETGFTNSAAVVTEGQSKPYSDLTFELKNAPVRTIAHLFKASRQILDDAPALRSYIDARARYGLNYAEEAELLNGDGTGAHIKGLVPYATPFNAAFVPTAQTKIDVIRLAILQVMLAEWPATGIVLHPTDWAGIQLTKDSQNRYIIGNPQDGNAPRLWNLPVVETQSETVDNFLVGAFKMAAQIFDRMEIEILLSTENSVDFEKNMVTLRAEERLALAVYRPEALVTGAFSTAT
- a CDS encoding S49 family peptidase: MKYMNILLECAAEPWALEKTKLVSIANFLRFKASGGQYSAEEVAKITQKREREAQRTEGSIGILPIHGVIGERMNLIDDFSGGTSSELITKQFRSMLNDSACKAIILDVNSPGGVARSVEEVGNEIYAARGIKPIVAQINTCAASAAYWIAAQAEEVVVTPSGQAGSIGVYTIHEDVSEMLAKEGIKETLIYSGEYKVMGNSFEPLGAEAKSIMQQRVDELASSFVRSVARGRGVSLKEVNDRFGQGQMFGAAELVDRGMADKVAPMSETLERFGVNVNPALSRAKAMGGDPVQYASDDALKLRRLQDWGRSIGDNDLPPPSEFEAILRDAGVSKTQRARIASRMHAVLRSESGENEAETAVANALAELRQRVDSFTIPKI
- a CDS encoding phage portal protein, yielding MSLLSWVGKVIGLRDGQFWSVYGGGDTWAGKPVNEVNSLQLSAWWRAVRLYADVVGALPLKFYEKSSNGDRKQIADHPIANLIGSDPNQEQTSQEFWSGISGGLAMLGNGYAEKRFVGKTLAALEPMPLDTRPDRCNNPDGDLEFRFNDRGKTEWLPRDKVFQVRGFTLGRADEGLSPLAAGRQGLSIALATEESAGKTFSQGMRASGFFTGPKLTPDQRTQFTKTFIDPILGNDASAHYGILENGFDFKQVNIAPKDAEMLLSRRFNVEEICRFMGVPPILVGHNAEGMTAWGTGVESIINMWLTLGLNSFLTSIERSINKRVLSPVERSSYFAEFERNALLRIDSQARAEFIAKMIQNAQMTPNEGRRTDNKLPMPGGDVLLVNSTLIPLTDAGRLTRSLPTPDAPTSPPAAK
- a CDS encoding terminase large subunit encodes the protein MAGKSNGKNRRSSAVGTSSRLPSDPTTRWARDAVDGKALVGEIVRYAAERHLRDLVDGATRGIYWSPDRAEHAFGFFPGVLTITEGAKVGKPFDLLPWHTFCIGSLFGWRMESGRMRFRSGWLETGKGQAKSPLMAAIGLYMMGYYGIQRAKVYAIGQDKATANVLFKDAAAMCRAPIPGTDPEDVDTLESRGEVIIRGFLDNAFKIEHPSTNSVFQSLANGEAISGPKPTLVSADEIHEFKSNSSIETWKRAIAKMPGDALMLLGTNTPASTQIVGTQYSDWYQKVAKGEVIDDQAFAFIARVDKADREKVFDNEACWKKALPALGITFPIENVRGEVNTARSLLSTAMSVKRLYFGIPTGSVDFWIAEEAWAAVQGKVDFPALRKCKCWLSLDLSQKNDLTALTAVWIDESGHLWAKTWYWTTKDGLADRAKSDNAPYEEWAEDPTVDLEAVNGAVIDKTFVAAKVKEILSENDNIEFLAFDPAGIGDFIAACEQIGFPVWKWEGPEEPEGFGLKLVSHAQGTRIIFEDKQLCMPRSIERLEDRILNKGITIDASPVTYWCAGNALLIADGQKNRAFDKKRSRGRIDGLVTIAMATGAATMTEKAGADLDGWLSEAVMK
- a CDS encoding P27 family phage terminase small subunit produces the protein MLSVVDGLAEPNWAAQFTDELDQDLAGRQWRIIIGELRSSEKLANANERQVKRLIDSYVLYEIAMRHVADEGAVFPRKGKKQPAYNPWFTVLKDANAMASAAEAELTITPRRRNNGGKVQRQKPSLIGGGYLKPVAK
- a CDS encoding DUF2158 domain-containing protein; translated protein: MKVGDVVRLKSGGAAMTIVVAGEKVVECCWFDIENHLHRETFKVANLVLA
- the nusG gene encoding transcription termination/antitermination protein NusG; translation: MERAAPDALASIGADVIGETEAMSAINWLDVKVGQVVDYLKRSTPDAPGSGQIVLAETAKWYCAVVRPNAHRAAELDLAQMGFRSFYPKSRRWISHARVKRAKERPILGRYLFVEVDHPRQSFNSVSSLFDIESMVSNLGNPTPFPSHWVEKMLCRYIAGEWDEVTHGKLPVGARIKIIEGEFAEQYATVTSSKGHRVDLKLLGSNQYTKMNQCSVRAA